CAACGCGTATACAATAAAAGCATCCAGAGCAATCGTATTATATTTCAGGTAGAactgataaataattctcCGAGTAACTTTTCAATCGAAATAAACGCTGGCAACACGAAAATCGCCAAAAGAGGATTTTGTAATCgtaatttgttattcgaataaaattcgagaATTCCCTCCagagaatttcattattttgggTAAAAGATACTTACAGACACCCTTTGTACAGGTTGCTGAAACTAGCTCGGCGTAATATCCCTCGCCAACCCCTTATCTCCATATCATTAAACTTTCAAATGGCTTTCTCGACGTTAACCGCTTCGCTGCCGAGTTCTTTTCAAGTAGTCGGTGTAAAAAACCCAACGTTCCGTTATTTcgctttttatatatttaaagccAGTTACGAAACCTTGTTCAGAAATTTCCACCTAAAATTTTCTATGTTCTCTTTTAGTTTCACTCTACGTTACATTTTCCGTTTATTTGTTCCTCTGAAATGCAAATAGTCgccatttaaaaatcattcctCAACACGAACCGAATAACTTTATGAAATAACATagatagattttttttatagattttcaaACATCAAGGGaggtatttaaaatactttatcgaataaacttcgatttttattcgactagTAACGTACAGAACGTTGTTGATATTTCCATTtgttactggaaatttgaattcggATGAGAATTTCACTCACCTGAGAGTTTTTGTCGCTCTCAGCAGGTCGCCAGCTGACAGTGTTCAACAGCCAGTCGACGATTCAAGTCGGTGGTCGATGGAACAGCGACAAAGCGAGGGTGGAGAGGCCGTTTTTGGGGGTGATAGCAGGCCTGGTTGTGAACGGTGCAAGGATTTTGGAGTTCGCCGCCTCGAAGGATGCAAGGGTTACCGCCAAAGGGGATGTTCAATTGTTACCAGCTGGGAGCTTGTTGGATCGCGCCGCTCCTCTGCAAAGAATGCAACAGGTGAACCGTGTTGAACAATGTACTCTGTGGTATAATCGAAAACGCGGGAACACGGGTACAAAAGCTGAATGCTGGCAATCAAACGCTAAGTGCCAACCCCTGGGAGAACGAACAGATCGATTAGACTGCTGGGAGTTCGTGTGCTTTGTAGGGGTGGAAAACTCTTTCATTTACCAGTGAAGGGTACTTCGGTGAAAtgaaagtgttaattaattttaaacaaaatgtttttgttatttgtaCCGGTAGCTTTTTGGTAGTATAAACGACCATTGACTTTCCGTTCTTAAACCTTgagataaatatacattaaattcaatcatataagaataattcatATCATTGTTaatatggaataataaattgtaagagATACTTTTAAGGCTTTTTGATAAACTTGCACGATACAATCGTAATACATAAAAGGAGCTTCATAAGTCAAATTCAATAATACTTTtaacactttttttcttaatacaTACTTTGCATAAATCTCACGCAATCTAATTAcacagaaaaatatgtattcagTCGTCTTTACCGTGGAACGTAATTAATTGGAATCAACAAGGACGATGTACTGTTAATTAAGTTCTGCAATCTTCCCCAATTTTAACTTTACGAATGTACAACTAAAGTtttcgaattctttttaattccagcAAATTTTTCGTGTCCCGTGTCACCACAAAtctgtatttcttttatttccctTCGCAGACACCAGCGTCCGGTTTTCCAGGCATCGCGGATGACCTAATATTTTCTGGCGCCGGAAGTGGTTGCACCGCCGATGACGAGGACGAAGAATGCACACCGATCTACAGCCCTGATTCCGGTAAGTGTAAACGACACTTCCGTTGGCGTAAGTAGTTCCTTCTGCACGCACgacaattttacatacatgtttttcatcatttaaaattgCCCATTgacgtttcgaataaaaacgaaCGTCACCGACAATGTGTACGAATCATTTCGATCGAtccaaatttgtttttttttcttctaataacaaaatacatcATCTTGCAGGTTTTATGCTAATCGTGCGAACTTTCGTTTaaagtgaacaaaatttgatgcGTTCTATACCattcgtgttttattaaaacttgaaaTCCTGAGgatttcttttagaaaactCTGCATATAGTCGATGAATGCATCGAGATGTCTGGAAagatattgtacaattttgcgttctaaaaagaaattgctttTGGGGCTATTTCTAtgttcgagaaatatttttataattttttaataactaaatCTCTTCTtcgtttggaatattttagaaatcaCGCATTCTTCGTACGTCTTACTTGTACTTTGTGTAATTTGAGTCGTGCGAAATTAGACAGTATTCAGTTTGGGAACCCCTGGTATAGCATATAGATACAGGAACATTTTACATAGTGctgaatcaaataaaaaaaagtgcatGTGTCGATAGATTACGTTACGCGGAGCAAAAAATGTCTTAGTAGTTTTTCTATTGGACGAACCGTTTTTGAGCTATTCGCGAAAAACATCTTTCTCGCAAGTGGTCGGTCGACCAGTCGGTTCGTATATAAGCTCGCCGAGATCTGCCTCTAGTTGTGTAGTATGAAAGGAGAGACGTTTAGCACTCCCCTAGACAAGGATGGAAACACACATAAAATGGTAAGGCACTTGTCGCCTTTGGGCGGCACttaccaaatttttttttttaattaaccgaAACCATTGTTTTACCCttaattattcttattgtGCGTCACATTTTGGTTAAACGTCGATTTCTAATATACAATCGAGTGAACGTAAATATTACGAAacgtaattacaaatattatttattgtttactcgttattgcatttattacttcttttcttttatttagcactatatattacttttattatttacttattacaCGTTGCACAAACACCAAAATAATCGTCGCTTATCTTACAAGATCCACAAATAATTCTCGTGTAAATCGATAACCTTATCGACTATCATTTCGGAGCGCGTTATTGCATACCCCGAATTACCAGTTccctttttattatatttatacacatgataaacgtaaaaataaacagttgCCAGTTACAATGTTGATCGTCGTACCTATTGGTCCAGTCTTGcattttacatattgtttCACTCAAAACATCGAGTTTCACAATCATTTTAGTCTTTGGAGTTATCATAGTTTCTTATATCTAGTTTACATTCTgaacttacattttattattcgttacgttatattagtatattattatacattttcgcGAATTGGATCCTTGTAGGAACTTTGTACGCTAGTACTCGCAGAAAATAAACAcaagcaatttttatgaatttcataAGATTTTTATACAGTGATTCCGTTGAAATCGATCATCGTATCGATCATCGTCGGCGAAGAGTGGCGCGATGAGAGCCAGTGCCAGAGGAGAACGTACGCACGCACGATCGGGTTCGCATATCGCATGGGCATGCCACCTTTTCGTCTTCATGCTTGCCCGGTTGTATCTTCGATTCATTTGCATATTTAGGATGCTCGGCATCCTCCCCCAcccctttctctttctcgacCTCCTCGGATTGTCTGTCGGCCGGTTCGAAAATCTTCTCCGGCCGACTAAAAACTGAATTAATACCATCCCTTTAATAGGCAAACGAGCGCACGGGCCCGATTAAACGCGACTGTCGCCACTGGCCAACCGGTTATTTCGGTCGCGTGACATTTCGACGATGTAAATACACGGCGCCCGATGACGATGACGGAAAACGAGGAGATAAGATCGATGCAAATATTTTCGCTCGCGTAACGAAATCTTTCGCGATTCGTCTACTTTTTCCGTTTGCCAGGATCGAGGGATTTTCTGTGGTCTGTAACTGCGACCCTTGGTCATATTTACCCTTCCATTCGTATCGGGCGCCTGTAAGCGTTCGATAGCGGCGCAAGTTGGCGCCTGTACGCTGGCGCCGCCTCTCGACGATCGTTCGAACGATGTTCCGCGTCTGATGGACGCCTACGGGGAGACTGGCGAACATCCTTGATAAAAGGGATCATAGGACTTTCGCACTAAATGTGtattaaacgtttaaatacgGTTTTGTATTGggattcattattttaatagttaCTCTTGCAACTGAGGCTGTAggactttgttttttaataagtattgtaggagtctaaacgaataataaggcacggggattcgaagccacgatcctcggatccacagtcgaccgctttacctacgcgaccaatcccgtagcctacgtttcgtgttcttatttgactccttattgttgggtatgggaggcgcggacactacaGTATTTATAAGTGGACGGAAGTTTGTAGGCATTGTTGTAAAGAGTTTTCCTAAAAGGGATACAAGACCttgtttcttaataattaattatttatagatgGACAGGAGTATATAGGCATTATCGTAGAGTTTCTTGAAAGGGTATTTAGGACTTtggtttttaataatttaatacaccCGTTAGCGTTATCGTAAGGAACGCTTAAACGA
This genomic window from Hylaeus volcanicus isolate JK05 unplaced genomic scaffold, UHH_iyHylVolc1.0_haploid 8229, whole genome shotgun sequence contains:
- the LOC128882260 gene encoding neurexin-1a-beta-like is translated as FLSLSAGRQLTVFNSQSTIQVGGRWNSDKARVERPFLGVIAGLVVNGARILEFAASKDARVTAKGDVQLLPAGSLLDRAAPLQRMQQTPASGFPGIADDLIFSGAGSGCTADDEDEECTPIYSPDSGKCKRHFRWRK